A stretch of the Chelonoidis abingdonii isolate Lonesome George chromosome 11, CheloAbing_2.0, whole genome shotgun sequence genome encodes the following:
- the LOC116832346 gene encoding olfactory receptor 6N2-like produces the protein MEASNETWEVEFFLVGFPDLKRFHLLLFSLLLFTYLLILGGNAVILMLIRANPHLHVPMYYFVAILSFLEVWYTTVTIPKMLANLLDSRKPISYRGCLLQVYFFHALGITEACLLTAMAYDRYLAICKPLHYPFAMTPKICLWLAAGCWACGFMWPVPEIILLSTLPLCRAHRIEHLFCDFPSLLSLACADVSTSTTVDVALHSFVILGPTTLILFSYMKILSVVIKIQGSEGRQKAFSTCASHLTVVLAFFSTTGFMYIRPAQSQPSYHDRVVAVVYAVLTPLFNPLIYSLRNKDIQEALSNLMKPQWVSPWKQSKEGLPTVNALPSVSSVTLG, from the coding sequence ATGGAAGCCTCCAACGAGACATGGGAAGTGGAGTTTTTCCTGGTGGGGTTCCCAGATCTCAAGCGCTTTCACCTCCTGCTCTTTAGCCTCCTGTTGTTCACCTACTTACTCATTCTTGGTGGCAATGCTGTCATTCTGATGCTTATCCGGGCCAACCCGCATCTTCATGTCCCCATGTATTATTTTGTGGCCATCCTGTCTTTCTTGGAGGTGTGGTACACCACAGTGACCATCCCCAAGATGCTGGCCAAccttctggacagcaggaagCCCATCTCCTACAGGGGTTGCCTCCTGCAGGTGTATTTCTTCCACGCGTTGGGCATTACGGAGGCCTGTTTGCTCACAGCAATGGCCTACGACCGATACTTGGCCATCTGCAAGCCTTTGCACTACCCATTTGCCATGACCCCCAAGATTTGCCTGTGGCTAGCGGCAGGGTGCTGGGCGTGCGGGTTCATGTGGCCCGTGCCAGAAATCATCCTGCTCTCCACATTGCCCCTCTGCAGGGCGCATCGCATAGAGCACCTCTTCTGCGACTTCCCCTCGCTGCTCAGCTTGGCCTGCGCTGATGTGTCCACCAGCACCACCGTAGACGTCGCCCTCCACTCCTTCGTCATCCTCGGCCCCACCACCCTCATCCTCTTCTCTTACATGAAGATCCTGAGTGTCGTCATCAAGATCCAGGGTTCGGAAGGGCGGCAAAAGGCCTTCTCCACCTGCGCCTCTCACCTGACCGTGGTCTTGGCCTTTTTCAGCACCACTGGTTTTATGTACATCCGCCCAGCACAAAGCCAGCCTTCATACCACGACAGGGTGGTGGCAGTGGTTTATGCAGTTCTAACCCCCCTCTTCAACCCACTGATTTACAGCTTGAGGAACAAAGATATCCAGGAAGCACTCAGCAATCTCATGAAACCCCAATGGGTTTCCCCCTGGAAGCAAAGCAAAGAAGGGCTTCCCACTGTAAACGCTTTGCCATCAGTTTCCAGTGTGACTTTGGGTTAG